A single window of Agromyces aureus DNA harbors:
- a CDS encoding ATP-dependent DNA helicase RecG — MTADAPDEPAGIGRYTLDSRLTGALGGRTAQALERAFGYRTVGDLLAHYPRRYALRGELTALASLPLDENVTIVAEVIEVRERTMRSRRGSILEVKITDGTGILTLTFFNQAWRSRELVPGARGIFAGKVGDYRGARQLAHPDYELFDDATPSSPTDPSVKRWAEAPIPIYPATGALASWQLAKAIGLLLDGLETADAAGDPIPESVRASHGLLAQRRALEQVHRPEVESEWKAARRTLRFSEALVLQTALLQRRAELRAHATTARHPSPGGLLERFDASLPFELTGDQLEVGQAIADDLGEPVPMNRLVQGEVGSGKTVVALRAMLAVADSGGQAALLAPTEVLAAQHLRSIARMLGPDLSAALVPTLLTGQLPAAERRKALLRAAAGQSRIVVGTHALIGDTVSFADLGLIVVDEQHRFGVEQREALRLKGRQPPHVLVLTATPIPRTVAMTVFGDLDISTIRELPAGRAGIESHVVPLAERPGWRSRVWERLAEEVAAGRQGFVVCPAIEARVVEEADAVAAVAAPAAAAAGEAAGGADAAARPVASVASVLAEITALPAFADIRVAPLHGRMSSDEKDATMRAFAAGEIDVLVATTVIEVGVDVPNASAMVVVDADRFGVSQLHQLRGRVGRGGLPGLCLLVTAAEPDSLARQRVDAVAATLDGFELARVDLELRQEGDVLGATQSGGRSSLKLLRVARDGEVIADARAVAAGILEADPSLQRHRGLAAEVRRRLDDDATGFLSKG, encoded by the coding sequence ATGACCGCCGACGCACCCGACGAGCCGGCCGGCATCGGCCGGTACACGCTCGATTCGCGGCTCACGGGGGCACTCGGCGGGCGCACCGCGCAGGCCCTCGAGCGCGCGTTCGGCTACCGCACGGTCGGCGACCTCCTCGCCCACTACCCGCGCAGGTACGCCCTCCGTGGTGAGCTGACCGCGCTCGCGAGCCTGCCCCTCGACGAGAACGTCACGATCGTGGCCGAGGTCATCGAGGTGCGCGAGCGCACCATGCGGTCGCGGCGAGGGTCCATCCTCGAGGTGAAGATCACCGATGGCACCGGCATCCTCACGCTCACGTTCTTCAATCAGGCGTGGCGGTCCCGCGAGCTGGTGCCGGGTGCGCGCGGCATCTTCGCCGGCAAGGTCGGCGACTACCGGGGCGCCCGTCAGCTCGCGCACCCCGACTACGAGCTCTTCGACGATGCGACGCCGAGTTCGCCGACCGATCCGTCGGTCAAACGCTGGGCCGAGGCTCCGATCCCGATCTACCCCGCGACGGGTGCGCTCGCGAGTTGGCAGTTGGCGAAGGCGATCGGGCTGCTGCTCGACGGCCTCGAGACGGCGGATGCCGCGGGCGACCCGATCCCCGAGTCGGTCCGCGCGTCGCACGGGCTGCTCGCGCAGCGTCGCGCGCTCGAGCAGGTGCACCGCCCAGAGGTCGAGTCCGAGTGGAAGGCGGCGCGCCGCACGCTCCGCTTCTCTGAGGCGCTCGTACTGCAGACGGCGCTGCTGCAGCGCAGGGCCGAGCTCAGGGCCCACGCGACGACCGCGCGGCATCCGTCGCCCGGCGGTCTGCTCGAACGCTTCGACGCCTCGCTGCCGTTCGAGCTCACGGGCGACCAGCTCGAGGTGGGGCAGGCGATCGCCGACGACCTCGGCGAGCCCGTGCCCATGAACCGACTCGTGCAGGGCGAGGTCGGCTCCGGCAAGACCGTCGTCGCCCTGCGCGCGATGCTCGCGGTGGCCGACTCTGGCGGGCAGGCCGCGCTCCTCGCGCCCACCGAGGTGCTCGCGGCGCAGCACCTGCGGTCGATCGCCCGCATGCTCGGCCCCGACCTCTCCGCGGCCCTCGTGCCGACCCTGCTCACCGGGCAGCTGCCGGCGGCCGAGCGTCGCAAGGCGCTGCTGCGGGCCGCGGCCGGGCAGTCGCGCATCGTGGTCGGCACGCACGCGCTCATCGGCGACACCGTCTCGTTCGCCGATCTCGGACTCATCGTCGTCGACGAGCAGCACCGGTTCGGCGTCGAGCAGCGCGAGGCGCTCCGGCTCAAGGGCCGGCAGCCGCCGCACGTGCTCGTGCTCACGGCCACGCCGATCCCGCGCACGGTCGCCATGACGGTGTTCGGAGACCTCGACATCTCGACGATCCGCGAACTCCCCGCCGGGCGCGCCGGCATCGAGTCCCACGTGGTCCCGCTCGCCGAGCGGCCGGGCTGGCGCTCCCGCGTGTGGGAGCGCCTGGCCGAAGAGGTCGCGGCCGGCCGTCAGGGCTTCGTGGTGTGCCCGGCGATCGAGGCGCGCGTCGTCGAGGAGGCCGATGCCGTTGCCGCGGTTGCTGCGCCGGCCGCCGCCGCCGCCGGCGAGGCTGCAGGGGGAGCGGATGCCGCGGCGCGGCCGGTCGCGTCGGTGGCCTCCGTGCTCGCCGAGATCACGGCGCTGCCCGCGTTCGCCGACATCCGCGTCGCGCCGCTGCACGGCCGCATGTCCTCCGACGAGAAGGACGCGACGATGCGCGCGTTCGCCGCGGGCGAGATCGACGTGCTCGTCGCGACGACGGTCATCGAGGTCGGCGTCGACGTGCCGAACGCGAGCGCCATGGTCGTCGTCGACGCCGATCGATTCGGCGTCTCGCAGCTGCACCAGCTCCGAGGTCGTGTGGGCCGAGGAGGGTTGCCGGGGCTCTGCCTGCTGGTCACGGCCGCCGAGCCCGACTCGCTCGCCCGGCAGCGCGTCGACGCCGTGGCTGCGACGCTCGACGGATTCGAGCTCGCACGCGTCGACCTCGAGCTCCGGCAGGAGGGCGACGTGCTCGGCGCGACCCAGTCGGGCGGGCGCTCCTCGCTCAAGCTGCTGCGCGTGGCCCGCGACGGCGAGGTCATCGCCGACGCGCGGGCGGTCGCCGCCGGCATCCTCGAGGCCGACCCGTCGTTGCAGCGCCATCGGGGCCTCGCAGCCGAGGTGCGCCGCCGTCTCGACGACGACGCCACCGGGTTCCTGAGCAAGGGCTGA
- the coaD gene encoding pantetheine-phosphate adenylyltransferase, with translation MQRIAVVPGSFDPVTRGHLDVIERAAGIFDELHVVVVHNPDKNALLPIAQRVALIERAVADAGIQGRIVVASWSMGLLVDYCSDVGATVLVKGVRSQIDVAYETPMAIVNRHLAGVETVFLLPDPGNAHVSSSLVRQVAALGGDVAPYVPPVVAEYLQSAMTP, from the coding sequence ATGCAGCGGATCGCCGTCGTTCCCGGTTCTTTCGACCCCGTCACCAGGGGCCACCTCGACGTCATCGAGCGCGCGGCCGGCATCTTCGACGAACTGCACGTGGTCGTCGTGCACAATCCCGACAAGAACGCGCTCCTGCCCATCGCCCAGCGCGTCGCCCTCATCGAGCGCGCCGTCGCCGATGCGGGCATCCAGGGGCGCATCGTGGTCGCCTCGTGGAGCATGGGGCTGCTCGTCGACTACTGCAGCGACGTCGGTGCGACCGTGCTCGTGAAGGGCGTGCGCTCGCAGATCGACGTCGCCTACGAAACCCCCATGGCGATCGTGAACCGGCATCTCGCGGGCGTCGAGACGGTCTTCCTGCTGCCCGATCCCGGCAACGCGCACGTGTCGAGCTCCCTGGTGCGCCAGGTCGCCGCGCTGGGCGGCGACGTCGCGCCGTACGTTCCGCCGGTCGTCGCCGAGTACCTGCAGTCGGCGATGACGCCGTGA
- a CDS encoding AAA family ATPase, protein MPIDEVGALAARVVANVETVIAGKRDAITAALTVLLAEGHLLIEDVPGVGKTMLAKALARSVGSTVNRIQFTPDLLPSDVTGVSVFDQASRRFEFKRGPVFSNIVIGDEINRASPKTQAALLECMEERQVTADGTTYHLDLPFTVVATQNPVEMEGTYPLPEAQRDRFMARVSMGYPSAVDELAMLSTRETSSPLDRLEEVITLDELRAMIRAVRHVFTSQPVKEYAVELARATREDRQLRLGASPRATLQLVRAAKAHAAMHGREFVLPDDVDALAVAVLAHRLVPTSRAVGSHDRDSGPLIDSIVGRIIAQTPVPVGSARRN, encoded by the coding sequence ATGCCCATCGACGAGGTCGGCGCGCTCGCCGCCCGCGTCGTCGCGAACGTCGAGACCGTGATCGCCGGCAAGCGCGATGCGATCACCGCGGCACTGACCGTGCTGCTGGCCGAGGGGCACCTCCTCATCGAGGACGTGCCCGGCGTCGGCAAGACCATGCTCGCGAAGGCGCTCGCCCGTTCGGTGGGCAGCACCGTCAACCGCATCCAGTTCACTCCCGACCTGCTGCCGAGCGACGTGACCGGGGTCTCGGTCTTCGATCAGGCCAGCCGGCGCTTCGAGTTCAAGCGCGGGCCGGTGTTCTCGAACATCGTGATCGGCGACGAGATCAATCGCGCGAGCCCCAAGACCCAGGCCGCGCTGCTCGAGTGCATGGAGGAGCGCCAGGTCACGGCCGATGGCACGACGTACCATCTCGACCTGCCGTTCACGGTCGTGGCGACCCAGAACCCGGTCGAGATGGAGGGCACCTACCCGCTGCCCGAGGCGCAGCGCGACCGCTTCATGGCGCGCGTGTCGATGGGCTACCCCTCCGCGGTCGACGAACTCGCGATGCTCTCCACCCGCGAGACCTCGAGCCCGCTCGATCGGCTCGAGGAGGTCATCACGCTCGACGAACTGCGCGCGATGATCCGCGCCGTGCGGCACGTGTTCACGTCGCAGCCGGTCAAGGAGTACGCCGTCGAGCTGGCGCGCGCCACGCGTGAAGACCGTCAGCTCAGACTCGGGGCGAGCCCGCGGGCCACGCTCCAGCTCGTCCGCGCCGCCAAGGCCCACGCGGCCATGCACGGGCGGGAGTTCGTGCTGCCCGACGACGTCGATGCGCTCGCGGTCGCCGTGCTCGCCCACCGGCTCGTGCCCACGAGCCGGGCCGTCGGTTCGCACGATCGCGACAGCGGTCCGCTGATCGACTCGATCGTCGGTCGCATCATCGCGCAGACGCCCGTGCCCGTCGGGAGCGCTCGAAGGAACTGA
- a CDS encoding DUF58 domain-containing protein has translation MTRKRPRAMSWPRLTRRGVALVVVGTVLVGVSLWFDLRDILLLAFVGLAMPLVAAVFVALRRPSLAVQRTFAPAIVTAGEATRVTLVVANRGRRTLDGAHWRDHAPESTIGPPPSLLPALGPHESVLPSGDDRVRVEYRLRMPRRGVFPVGPLRIGVTDPFGLASIERVTGAPHEVVVTPRVTPLAEALATAASIDGIVHGLQRRTHPNSDELIAREYRYGDPMRRVNWPATARRGELMVREEEQRGDPEARILLDLPGDARHGLAVHRDRDDLVDDRVELAIEVAASVGVHLLENGFRLRCTGIADPEQGLVPTAPYGGEYRMPGGDHLLLEDLARVDPTVYRDGARRDGGRDDHGRHDHGRHGSGDRDRDRDPGPEFRTRGRDAREPGFAVLVDPGQADAAALVALRVGLEPAVAFVTSSVSSSVRRMLEEADWNVVDVRRAVEIGSAWSAVAGTTAVRDAS, from the coding sequence ATGACCCGCAAACGCCCGCGCGCGATGTCCTGGCCGCGCCTGACCCGCCGGGGCGTCGCACTCGTGGTCGTGGGCACCGTGCTCGTGGGCGTCTCCCTGTGGTTCGACCTGCGAGACATCCTCCTGCTCGCCTTCGTGGGGCTGGCCATGCCGCTCGTGGCCGCCGTGTTCGTCGCGCTGCGACGACCGAGTCTCGCCGTGCAACGCACCTTCGCGCCCGCCATCGTCACCGCGGGCGAGGCGACGCGCGTCACGCTGGTCGTCGCGAATCGCGGCCGGCGCACGCTCGACGGGGCACATTGGCGCGACCATGCGCCCGAGAGCACCATCGGGCCGCCGCCGTCGCTGCTTCCGGCACTCGGGCCGCACGAGTCGGTGCTGCCGTCGGGTGACGACCGCGTGCGGGTCGAGTACCGGCTCCGGATGCCGCGGCGCGGCGTCTTCCCCGTCGGACCGCTGCGTATCGGGGTCACCGATCCCTTCGGCCTCGCGAGCATCGAGCGGGTCACCGGTGCACCGCACGAGGTCGTCGTCACCCCGAGGGTCACCCCGCTCGCCGAGGCGCTCGCGACCGCCGCGAGCATCGACGGCATCGTGCACGGGCTGCAGCGCCGCACGCATCCCAACTCCGACGAGCTCATCGCCCGCGAGTACCGCTACGGCGACCCGATGCGACGCGTGAACTGGCCGGCCACGGCCAGGCGGGGCGAGCTCATGGTGCGCGAAGAGGAGCAGCGGGGCGACCCGGAGGCGCGGATCCTGCTCGACCTCCCGGGTGACGCGCGGCACGGGCTCGCCGTGCATCGCGACCGCGACGACCTGGTCGACGATCGCGTCGAGCTCGCCATCGAGGTGGCGGCGTCAGTCGGCGTGCACCTGCTCGAGAACGGCTTCCGCCTGCGCTGCACGGGCATCGCCGATCCCGAGCAGGGGCTCGTGCCGACCGCACCGTACGGCGGCGAGTACCGCATGCCGGGTGGCGACCACCTGCTGCTCGAAGACCTCGCGCGCGTCGATCCGACCGTGTACCGCGACGGAGCGCGGCGCGACGGCGGCCGCGACGACCATGGCCGGCACGACCACGGCCGGCACGGCTCCGGCGATCGCGATCGCGACCGCGATCCGGGTCCCGAGTTCCGCACGCGGGGCCGAGACGCCCGCGAACCGGGGTTCGCCGTCCTCGTCGATCCCGGCCAGGCCGACGCCGCGGCGCTGGTCGCGCTCCGCGTCGGCCTCGAGCCGGCCGTGGCGTTCGTGACCTCGTCGGTCTCCTCCAGCGTGCGCCGCATGCTCGAGGAGGCCGATTGGAACGTGGTCGACGTCCGCCGGGCGGTCGAGATCGGCTCGGCGTGGTCGGCCGTCGCCGGCACCACGGCGGTGCGCGATGCATCCTGA
- a CDS encoding transglutaminaseTgpA domain-containing protein, with protein MHPDSAALTVRGRLALTTASFVLMVVATMSLGPLIADGGWWWLCAFVSAGVFFGGAGLRALRVPSALVPVLEGVVLLLLLTLLFGGSTSIAFIVPTPDTFAAFGELFTGSQRTIAQQTVPAVAVPALTFALALGVGLLSILLDVLVQIARVPALAAIPAFVPVVIPGFLVEAGADIPVLVATAAAYLLLLRVDVRVLRRARIDRGDDEDVATVSAPKRVPVASTLGASLGVAATGLVVASLLTASTPSISTSLLLGNGSQGALFARGVSPFLDLGRDLRRPEARPAFRYLAQDGDRPYFTLLTLDSFEGDVWSVTETPVDGDNTVDAMGAPEGLGAEVATSEHPIDVLVNEVRTTWLPVPYPSTRIEGLSGSWYWDDGPLTVRSVDTNTAGQRYEVTRLEVEPTVEQLRDAGGPRSVDPRFLELPDAVPPIISDTAVRLAGSAATPYDAAVAIQAYLRSPEFEYSTEAPVADGYDGGGFEVIAAFLEAKSGYCVHFASTMAVLAREAGIPSRISVGYTSGTPTPERVDGVQRVEVDSHDLHAWPELYFEGVGWIPFEPTPGRGSVPEYSRPGAGQAQTSVLPAAPSTTAPSTGRPELDPDRGLAGGATDPLQSQAPLRAGMLLVAVLALLLMPAGLRVLQRAMRRRRIRQRRGAANAAWDELRAQAADLGVGGADATPRAFAAYLASRPAFHDAEVLAALLRLRDAVERARYGPGVEATGDRGDQSAAAPAGGVPRADPALLDLDVALRALIRDASARDRLIAALLPKSLADRVRRASGVRTADGA; from the coding sequence ATGCATCCTGATTCCGCTGCGCTGACCGTGCGGGGGCGCCTTGCGCTCACGACGGCGTCGTTCGTGCTCATGGTCGTCGCGACCATGTCGCTCGGCCCGCTGATCGCCGACGGCGGGTGGTGGTGGCTCTGCGCGTTCGTCTCGGCCGGGGTGTTCTTCGGCGGCGCGGGCCTGCGGGCGCTCCGAGTTCCGTCGGCGCTGGTGCCCGTGCTCGAGGGCGTCGTCCTCCTGCTGCTGCTCACGCTGCTGTTCGGCGGCTCGACGTCGATCGCGTTCATCGTGCCGACGCCCGACACGTTCGCGGCCTTCGGCGAACTCTTCACCGGGTCCCAGCGGACCATCGCGCAGCAGACGGTTCCCGCGGTCGCGGTGCCCGCCCTGACGTTCGCGTTGGCGCTCGGCGTCGGCCTGCTCTCGATCCTGCTCGACGTGCTCGTGCAGATCGCGCGGGTGCCGGCCCTCGCCGCGATTCCCGCATTCGTGCCGGTGGTCATCCCGGGGTTCCTCGTCGAGGCGGGCGCCGATATCCCGGTGCTCGTCGCCACGGCGGCTGCCTACCTCCTGCTGCTGCGGGTCGACGTCCGGGTCCTGCGGCGCGCGCGGATCGACCGCGGGGACGACGAGGATGTCGCGACGGTGTCCGCGCCGAAGCGCGTCCCGGTGGCGTCCACCCTCGGCGCCTCGCTGGGCGTTGCGGCCACGGGGCTCGTCGTCGCGTCGCTGCTCACCGCTTCGACTCCCAGTATCTCCACGAGCCTCCTGCTCGGCAACGGATCGCAGGGCGCCCTCTTCGCGCGCGGCGTGAGCCCGTTCCTCGATCTCGGGCGGGACCTGCGACGACCCGAGGCGCGGCCGGCGTTCCGCTACCTCGCGCAGGACGGCGATCGGCCCTACTTCACGCTGCTCACGCTGGATTCGTTCGAGGGCGACGTGTGGTCGGTGACCGAGACACCCGTCGACGGCGACAACACGGTCGACGCGATGGGGGCACCCGAGGGGTTGGGCGCCGAGGTCGCGACCTCCGAGCATCCGATCGACGTGCTCGTCAACGAGGTGCGCACCACGTGGTTGCCCGTGCCCTATCCGTCGACGCGCATCGAGGGCCTGAGCGGGTCCTGGTACTGGGACGACGGGCCGCTCACGGTGCGGAGCGTGGACACGAACACGGCGGGTCAGCGCTACGAGGTGACGAGGCTCGAGGTCGAACCCACGGTCGAGCAGTTGCGCGACGCGGGCGGGCCCCGGTCGGTGGATCCCCGGTTCCTCGAACTGCCCGACGCGGTTCCGCCCATCATCTCCGACACGGCCGTCCGGCTCGCGGGTTCGGCGGCGACTCCCTACGACGCGGCCGTCGCGATCCAGGCGTACCTCCGCTCGCCGGAGTTCGAGTACTCGACCGAGGCACCGGTCGCCGACGGCTACGACGGCGGTGGGTTCGAGGTCATCGCCGCCTTCCTCGAGGCCAAGAGCGGCTACTGCGTGCACTTCGCCTCGACGATGGCGGTGCTGGCGCGCGAGGCCGGCATTCCGTCGCGCATCTCGGTCGGCTACACCTCGGGAACGCCCACGCCCGAGCGCGTCGACGGCGTGCAGCGCGTCGAGGTCGATTCGCACGACCTGCATGCCTGGCCCGAACTCTACTTCGAGGGCGTCGGCTGGATTCCGTTCGAGCCGACGCCGGGGCGCGGCAGCGTGCCCGAGTACTCCCGACCCGGGGCCGGCCAGGCGCAGACGTCGGTGCTGCCGGCGGCGCCGTCGACGACGGCGCCGTCGACCGGTCGCCCCGAGCTCGATCCCGACCGTGGGCTCGCGGGCGGCGCGACCGATCCGCTGCAGAGCCAGGCGCCGTTGCGTGCGGGCATGCTGCTCGTCGCGGTGCTGGCGCTGCTCCTGATGCCGGCGGGCCTGCGGGTGCTCCAGCGCGCGATGCGCCGCCGGCGGATCCGGCAGCGCCGAGGCGCCGCGAACGCCGCGTGGGACGAACTGCGCGCTCAGGCCGCCGACCTCGGAGTCGGGGGAGCCGACGCCACGCCGCGAGCGTTCGCCGCCTACCTCGCCTCGCGACCGGCGTTCCACGACGCCGAGGTGCTCGCGGCGCTTCTGCGGTTGCGCGATGCCGTCGAGCGCGCCAGGTACGGGCCAGGAGTCGAGGCGACGGGCGACCGAGGCGATCAGTCGGCAGCGGCGCCCGCGGGCGGCGTTCCCCGCGCCGATCCCGCCCTGCTCGATCTCGACGTCGCGCTTCGGGCGCTGATCCGTGATGCGAGCGCACGTGATCGGCTGATCGCCGCGCTGCTTCCCAAGTCGCTCGCAGACCGCGTTCGGCGAGCTTCCGGCGTTCGCACAGCAGACGGCGCGTAG
- a CDS encoding YceD family protein: MNVRDLLNRPGEMREHRLQVPVREPLGEGLVAVREGSELDLDVRLESVHEGILVSASVDAVAEGECGRCLIDVSLPVEVEFQELFAYHSGEAFEFEVQDDHVDLEPLIRDAVVLSLPFQPVCRPDCPGLDPETGLRLADHPELDTPTEHDPRWAALAGLQASEDQGTDVASDADPKRD; this comes from the coding sequence ATGAACGTGCGCGACCTCCTCAACCGTCCGGGCGAGATGCGCGAGCATCGTCTCCAGGTGCCGGTTCGCGAACCCCTCGGCGAGGGGCTCGTGGCCGTTCGCGAGGGGTCCGAGCTCGATCTCGACGTCAGGTTGGAGTCCGTCCACGAGGGCATCCTCGTGTCGGCGAGCGTCGACGCGGTGGCTGAAGGCGAGTGCGGTCGATGCCTGATCGACGTGTCGCTGCCGGTCGAAGTCGAGTTCCAAGAGCTTTTCGCGTATCATTCTGGAGAAGCTTTCGAGTTTGAGGTTCAAGACGACCACGTGGATCTTGAACCGCTCATCCGAGATGCGGTGGTGTTGTCACTGCCGTTCCAGCCGGTCTGCCGGCCGGACTGCCCTGGTCTCGACCCAGAGACCGGGCTGCGACTGGCTGATCATCCTGAACTCGACACCCCAACCGAGCACGACCCGCGATGGGCCGCGCTCGCAGGGCTGCAGGCTTCCGAAGACCAGGGCACGGATGTCGCATCCGACGCCGACCCGAAGAGAGATTGA
- the rpmF gene encoding 50S ribosomal protein L32: MAVPKRKKSRANTHARRSQWKAEAPTLVKTVENGKVTYSLPHRAKVVEDSAGTPLFLEYKGRKVADV, translated from the coding sequence ATGGCTGTTCCGAAGCGGAAGAAGTCGCGAGCAAACACCCACGCGCGTCGTTCGCAGTGGAAGGCTGAGGCCCCCACGCTGGTGAAGACCGTCGAGAACGGCAAGGTCACGTACAGCCTTCCGCACCGCGCGAAGGTCGTCGAGGACTCGGCGGGCACCCCGCTGTTCCTCGAGTACAAGGGCCGCAAGGTCGCCGACGTCTAG
- the rnc gene encoding ribonuclease III, producing MQQLLQIEIDPELLLLALTHRSFAYENGAIPTNERLEFLGDSILGQAVTVRLFRDHPDLDEGELAKRRASLVSSVALAEVARSLGLGRYIRLGRGETLTGGADKPSILADTVEAIIGAVYLDRGGDVATPFVLSLITPLMSDPDRFGASMDPKTSLQEIAAKRSAPPPVYTLTESGPDHNKHFVATVVVGTLVEASGEGSSKKQAEMAAALEAWTTLTAL from the coding sequence CTGCAGCAACTGCTGCAGATCGAGATCGATCCCGAGCTTCTGCTCCTGGCGCTCACGCACCGGTCGTTCGCGTACGAGAACGGCGCCATTCCGACCAACGAGCGGCTCGAGTTCCTCGGGGACTCGATCCTCGGTCAGGCGGTCACGGTCCGTCTGTTCCGCGACCACCCCGACCTCGACGAGGGCGAGCTCGCCAAGCGGCGCGCGAGCCTCGTCTCGAGTGTCGCGCTGGCCGAGGTCGCGCGTTCACTCGGTCTCGGGCGCTACATCCGGCTCGGCCGCGGTGAGACGCTCACCGGTGGTGCCGACAAGCCGTCGATCCTCGCCGACACGGTCGAGGCGATCATCGGCGCGGTCTACCTCGACCGGGGCGGCGACGTCGCGACCCCGTTCGTGCTGAGCCTGATCACGCCGCTCATGAGCGACCCCGATCGGTTCGGTGCATCGATGGACCCCAAGACGAGCCTGCAGGAGATCGCCGCGAAGCGCAGCGCCCCGCCTCCCGTCTATACGCTCACCGAGAGCGGACCCGACCACAACAAGCACTTCGTGGCGACCGTCGTCGTCGGCACGCTCGTCGAGGCGTCGGGCGAGGGTTCGAGCAAGAAGCAGGCCGAGATGGCCGCTGCGCTCGAGGCCTGGACCACGCTCACCGCGCTCTGA
- the mutM gene encoding bifunctional DNA-formamidopyrimidine glycosylase/DNA-(apurinic or apyrimidinic site) lyase has translation MPELPEVEVVRAGLAPAVTGARIAAVDVLDARALTRHDAASGDFEALTTGVTIAAAVRRGKFMWLPIGANRAIVGHLGMSGQMLLRSPEHPGDDRHARVRIHLEHPEHGELRIDFVDQRTFGSLAVDGMVPTPDGAAAGFSGDVTGEWAASIPTQVAHIARDPLDPAFDDELFLERMSRRASGVKRVLLDQGVVSGVGNIYADESLWAVRLHGEQPASTISKRRARELLRAVRDVLGKALDEGGTSFDAQYVNVNGASGYFAHSLNAYGREGLPCPRCGTPMVREAFMNRSSHRCPRCQRLQRRREPGRAATGR, from the coding sequence GTGCCGGAGCTTCCCGAGGTCGAGGTCGTCCGCGCGGGCCTGGCGCCCGCCGTCACGGGCGCGCGCATCGCCGCGGTCGACGTGCTCGACGCACGTGCGCTCACACGGCACGACGCGGCATCCGGCGATTTCGAAGCGCTCACGACGGGCGTGACGATCGCCGCGGCGGTGCGGCGCGGAAAGTTCATGTGGCTGCCGATCGGCGCCAACCGCGCGATCGTCGGGCATCTCGGCATGAGCGGCCAGATGCTGCTGCGCTCGCCCGAACACCCCGGCGACGACCGTCACGCGCGCGTGCGGATCCACCTCGAGCACCCCGAGCACGGCGAACTCCGCATCGACTTCGTCGACCAGCGCACGTTCGGCTCGCTGGCCGTCGACGGCATGGTGCCCACGCCCGACGGCGCCGCGGCCGGGTTCAGCGGCGACGTGACGGGGGAGTGGGCGGCGAGCATCCCGACGCAGGTCGCGCACATCGCGCGCGACCCCCTCGATCCGGCGTTCGACGACGAGCTCTTCCTCGAGCGGATGTCGCGGCGTGCGTCGGGCGTCAAGCGCGTGCTCCTCGACCAGGGCGTCGTGAGCGGGGTCGGCAACATCTACGCCGACGAGTCGCTGTGGGCCGTTCGCCTGCACGGCGAGCAGCCGGCGTCGACGATCTCGAAGCGTCGCGCGCGCGAGCTGCTGCGGGCGGTGCGCGACGTGCTCGGCAAGGCGCTCGACGAGGGAGGCACGAGCTTCGACGCGCAGTACGTCAACGTGAACGGCGCGTCGGGGTACTTCGCGCACTCGCTGAACGCCTACGGACGCGAGGGACTGCCGTGTCCGCGGTGCGGCACGCCGATGGTGCGCGAGGCGTTCATGAACCGGTCGTCGCACCGGTGTCCGCGCTGCCAGCGGCTGCAGCGTCGGCGGGAGCCGGGTCGAGCTGCCACAGGGCGCTGA